The genomic DNA TCCCATGGGTTCACAAACTGGTCTGATCAATATTTGGTAGAACCATCGTTTCCTGACGGGATATATGGAATTCATTCAATAGCTATAACACCTTATGTGCTTAATCCTACTACACCTAGATGCAGTTTCAGCCCGGTTTCCCCTTGATTGTTATAGTCACGCTAACAGTAATTTGCATTGTATCTTGAGAAACTGTTCAATTTTACAAAATCTCAATATAAATACAGTTTCTCAAAGATCTGGTGGGATCCGAATCATACAACCATCTTTTCctgatggagagagagggagagggagagagagtcagTTAACACATGCTGAGCTAGATTTCTGAATGACAGCAAGCTAAATATTTCCTCTGAAAGGGACAGTGCAGCTGCTGGCAGGTGTACAAGCTCCTGATAAGGGAGTTCTCGTATTTATAGTCAACTTGCTCATGCTTCTTTATCTTCTGTTGAAGTATTAATCACACTGTGTAGCTACTGAAGTGACCAGGCTGATAATCACCGTGCCTATGCCCCATAGCCACAGCCATGTCCATTGCGTTGAATCCAGAGTCAGTTTCCACGGTTGGGTCTGCTCCACTCTCTGCAAGGGAGAGCAAACCAGATCTGGTCAAACAGGAAAGAGCATACAGTGTGTATGCCTGTTAATGATCTGACAATCTGTTTTCTAATACTTACCAAGGAGGACTTCCACACACCGAACGTGATTCCCATGTACAGCATACAGGAGAGGAGTCCCCCCATTCTGCAACAGACACGCATTTGGTATTATGATAAGAGGGGAAAAATGGAAGAATTCATATACAGACTATAAGTGGTGCCATAAAGCATTTAGTAAACATgcattttccattaaaaaaaaaaaaaaaaaaaacacagttaaagATAGCTATCTATTTGCATGCTTAAACAGCAGATCCCTAAATCTCCCAGACCTTTTTCCATCATATTTTGTATTGTCTTGAGCAATGTTATTAAGGGGGGTGATAAATCAGCCCTGCAGTAAAATACTTGGGGATTAACAtacaatggaggtgctgctgtttagATCCGCCGCTGTTTATATCACTAAAAAAAGACATCATCAGGTAGCCTGCTATTCTTTCCTAGGTCATTTAACCTcacaagcatgtcagtcattcaGGGTTGGTTGGTTTATGAcaaggataatggcactgagAGGTCTATAAGACTGAGCAAGTACAACAGTATAGCAGACTACCTGGTATAACAACCTATATATTGTTCAGGTTTGTTTGTTCATTAGCCCTGTAGAGCTGCTTTTGGAATGCAAAGCTGCCTGGGATGCTGACAGATATCATTTGTATGGTAAGTTTACACAAGCAGTAGCTTATACAGCATCTGGGGAAGCTTTTAgctttacaaaatgtaaatataaaaacacaaagatGTAATTATTCTTCCCAAAGGCCATATAGTGAGCcttgctgtaaataaataaagtgtgtgCTATACAGTCATAGGCAATATTTAGATTCTTACATGCAAAACAGAACAAAGCAGCAATGATCTTACCCAGTCATACTCATTTACATCCACACCACAGTCTATGAGCATTTTCATAATGTCAGTGTACCCCTTACTGCAGGCAAGTGACAGCGCACTCTCCCGTCCCTTTGCGAGGACATTAGGGTCTGCGCCCTGCAAAAAGATACATTGAAATTAAAAGTCATCTGTGCAGTCTTAGGGTGCaagttacaacaacaacaacaacaacaacaataactttGAAAGCGCTTTTTCTGTCAAGACATCCCAAAGCACTGTAGATACTGAACCCAAAGCTACAGTTTTACAACACAGGCTTTAAACACTGTGGAGCTGAAAAGACACACACGTCCTGTGTGGAGTCGAACTCTGTGCTCCACCACTGAACCAACATCTTGAGACTGCAGGGCAGGACTAGGAATGATATTATACACAGGGTGCCTGTTATAGTCTAAAATGAGTGTGTTTAGGATTGTGTGTGTACCTAGAATACACTGGTATGCCATATAGTGTTATTAAGGGCCATGCTTCCACCTAGGTATGCTTCTGTGGCATAATAAACTCAAGTGGTTCCCTCAGGCTTACTCAGCGTCTAAGCAAGGATGCTCTAACGCAACAATGAGAGCTTCAGTATGATCAGGATAATAACAGACACAATACCAACTAAGATCTCTTGCTCCTGATGGTTAGCCAATAGATCCGGGCACATCATACACTAAACAGGTAATGTACAGAAGAGCAGACGTGGAGATTGGGTCAGCCTTACATTGTGGAGCAGGAACTCCACCACAGCAATCTGTCCATGAGCTGCAGCCCACATGAGTGGAGTGAAGCCCTCCTCGTCCTGCAGGTTGATCACGGGTTCTGTTTCAAGGAGAGCGCAGAATACTTTCagttgcattatttaaaaaaaaaattaatgatcaAGGCTGCTAAAGTGTAGACTTTAAAAAGTACAGAAGAACACAGTAAAAGAAAAGCTACCATTAAGACATTGTGTGATAAAAACACAATCAGCTCTAAAACTACAAAGACCCAGCAGTAGTTTATTCTATTGGGGGGGCAGTTCTAGATGTTGCCTTTGAATTGAGGATGATTTGTGATAACATTTACAGAGCAGACATTGCACATGCTAGTACATAACCTAGCCTCTCATAATGCATTAAAAGCTTTGTAGGGAATTATGCTTCAGTAGTCATTTTCTTGTCCAGTTACTGGTAAGGAATTAACTGTAATGCTCCAccattgttccagttcattcaccTTGCTCAATACGGCTGGGAAGAAACACCATTTCCCCTTGGGCCGCAAGCTGGTGAACGGACAGAGCTGCAACAAAGCAAAATCACaatggaaaaaatgaatatcTTCTGGGAAAATAACAGGCTACTGCCAAACTACTCCCAAAGGCAATCGATTTGACAGGTCCAGTACCGTATCAAACTGCTTGTATTTACAaaatgatgatgaggatgaggatgatgatgaggatgattattactattattattatgatgatgatgtttctgTTTCGGACAGTACACTGAAATGTTTATAAACTTAAACAATGCATTGAAAGCCCCAGTTGTTCTGTGTTAACGCAGTAAAGGGATACCTACAGTGCACAAGTAAGGGAGTGGAGGAGACTTCATTGCCTCGATGCTTGTTTGTTAGGGTGGTGGACTGTTTGATTGGAGAGAAGTGTTTCGTTGTCGATGGTGTGTAGACATGTCTTACTTGAATTCCAGGAGATGGAGAAGTTTGAATGTTGCATTCAGctgaaaagggaaaaaaatggCTTGAATGCCACCAAAAAGTTCTGGGAGTTGCAGAAAATATATACACTTTAAACAGTGCTACGAGTCTAATTGGTTACTGTTGCAGAATCCACTGCACTCCACTTTACCTTGTACCAAATGCTGGGCAGGAAAGGTTAATGGAACTGACCTTTAAACAGCACAGACGCTACCTCCAGATCAGAGTTCACCTGGTCCTGAATGTTTTTACTCTCCTCCTCGTTCAGGGACTTTACGAAGCGGGAGCACACGTTCATGTCGAAACGATTCGGCAGGATGAACTTTATGCCCATGGCCACGTTCTGAGTTCCCCCGTCCTCTCCACTGCCGCCCACCTGGTGCTCCGCTTTGATGCTGGTCATGTCTGGCAAGATGCAGATACCGTCCATCTCTTCCTGAACTAACTGGCCCCCTGCACTGTGATCCTGTGAAGCCATAGTGTTCTCTGCTTATAAAGTCTGCCAATGCATTACTTAGCCAACAGCTTCTTGCTTTACCTCAGAAGTTCAGGGTTCCAGTCAAAGCAAGTATAAAAGTAATCTAGAGATCGAAAAGATAAATACACATCTGTTAACAAACAGGAGATAGCAACATGCTATAAGAGAACTGAAGTGCACAAGAAATGTTTTAGGGAAACAGATGATCGCTGAATATTAATATGATAATAATGTTGTATACCATTACTGATAAAGTTCATGGGCATGTCTCTGAATGACGACATGCATTTCAATACCTGTTTCATAGTAAAATATATCACagataataataatgcactttcATCTGAGATCATTTGGTGCTGCAGCATAATTctttttatctgttttatttgcttatttttgtaatcTTGTGTTTTTTACTTCAATTGTTTTAAT from Acipenser ruthenus chromosome 2, fAciRut3.2 maternal haplotype, whole genome shotgun sequence includes the following:
- the LOC117403620 gene encoding ankyrin repeat family A protein 2 isoform X2, which encodes MASQDHSAGGQLVQEEMDGICILPDMTSIKAEHQVGGSGEDGGTQNVAMGIKFILPNRFDMNVCSRFVKSLNEEESKNIQDQVNSDLEVASVLFKAECNIQTSPSPGIQVRHVYTPSTTKHFSPIKQSTTLTNKHRGNEVSSTPLLVHSLSVHQLAAQGEMVFLPSRIEQEPVINLQDEEGFTPLMWAAAHGQIAVVEFLLHNGADPNVLAKGRESALSLACSKGYTDIMKMLIDCGVDVNEYDWNGGTPLLYAVHGNHVRCVEVLLVQQVMEAHLLKLLQGVTE
- the LOC117403620 gene encoding ankyrin repeat family A protein 2 isoform X1 — encoded protein: MASQDHSAGGQLVQEEMDGICILPDMTSIKAEHQVGGSGEDGGTQNVAMGIKFILPNRFDMNVCSRFVKSLNEEESKNIQDQVNSDLEVASVLFKAECNIQTSPSPGIQVRHVYTPSTTKHFSPIKQSTTLTNKHRGNEVSSTPLLVHSLSVHQLAAQGEMVFLPSRIEQEPVINLQDEEGFTPLMWAAAHGQIAVVEFLLHNGADPNVLAKGRESALSLACSKGYTDIMKMLIDCGVDVNEYDWNGGTPLLYAVHGNHVRCVEVLLESGADPTVETDSGFNAMDMAVAMGHRHVQQVMEAHLLKLLQGVTE